A part of Aegilops tauschii subsp. strangulata cultivar AL8/78 chromosome 2, Aet v6.0, whole genome shotgun sequence genomic DNA contains:
- the LOC109783543 gene encoding uncharacterized protein, protein MGDEFEAFSEEELRRRPEVRIINKYALTVAYIRFALKSIGALLLLWATVVLLGGFVSSLKRVDFWYLTTIAFLQAAGVFDVMGDARFAFFEDWLDSLMQNVESYHLEHTQLRMRQWLKRKLHMLIDIILIVIFLPAVYFALAGPVLCIVLSAIRVANQGYGIADGETSKANLNRALDLYYYVSLAHGTICLLCMLSEVTANEVVVVSLWLRHGFSLDLLDGYLRETKQMCVHNPASIMNWNLITYGASLLDSQSPEDYVAGGRVLTMLIDQGMPLSIRRLMIRSPRERIQKMRWLAARIVEHLAADINLTHFPGALECISSLFDTSCHNNGDQEALHLPFVIGHSKQKRRISLLDRVVAATLEGLLNSRSFQRQFRVQLIRRYVRKQQHNSEDLVLPGLRILENLAHDTHNCTLIYNTKGLLSKIVAPVSSNEFVQDTKSSAAWTKVVDGSLKVVSRLMSSSGSTGIKMHRLIANNSNAVKNLEAILDMDMKSKSGIIKLQTQALEVLTQLTLHHPASTSAEKLIKKALHIFLTADWMRDYLEHEKRNIDQPTTIQQNMSLRPSMRSRLSNLIKKANGAWAREKMAEQAAKERVEKKMKEAQETAIQHKEKAGEALARISSDSEAIKSFTGGNNDVLGLTELLDSNIKTIKCEISATDSVEIKINTGCRISAEIILKHLRNYDKETTLRKVLAELIPIQAEASSASTPRWCGHANSCSCLGNGIENGAISCVISFGTGVAAGCFPKKPSDGEQDKPSASLSYHIQQCWERRLQAELLSLVAGILANGNYNFAEVLISPPASDSLLEDFVMRLKKMVEDNSYATPACLAIQKLICEMVTGFLQHDGYVEVIDKHNIVATLLEASEVMDCLESSMLFSGVDHDCHGVPLKPLSSVLAKNSEDLLAQRKQALGINIVPVSAAIP, encoded by the exons GGTATTTGACGTGATGGGAGATGCTCGCTTTGCATTCTTTGAGGATTGGCTTGATTCGCTTATGCAGAATGTTGAGTCGTATCATCTTGAGCATACCCAGTTGCGTATGAGACAATGGCTGAAAAGAAAATTACATATGCTAATAGATATCATTCTGATCGTGATATTTTTACCAGCGGTGTACTTTGCTCTTGCTGGGCCAGTTCTGTGCATTGTGCTATCGGCGATTCGCGTAGCAAACCAAGGCTATGGTATCGCCGACGGAGAAACAAGTAAAGCAAATTTGAATCGGGCGCTGGACTTATACTACTACGTATCTCTTGCTCACGGCACAATATGCTTATTGTGTATGCTCTCTGAAGTCACTGCTAATGAAGTCGTCGTAGTTTCTCTTTGGCTACGACATGGTTTCAGCCTCGACCTACTTGACGGATACTTGCGCGAAACCAAGCAGATGTGTGTACACAACCCCGCATCCATAATGAACTGGAATTTGATCACGTATGGTGCCAGCTTGCTAGATTCCCAATCACCGGAGGACTATGTGGCTGGAGGAAGGGTACTAACTATGCTGATTGATCAGGGCATGCCGTTATCTATAAGACGGCTGATGATCAGGTCACCGAGAGAAAGAATTCAGAAGATGAGATGGCTTGCAGCAAGGATTGTGGAGCATCTCGCCGCTGACATCAACCTTACTCACTTTCCAGGAGCACTAGAATGCATATCCTCCCTCTTTGACACCTCATGTCATAACAATGGTGATCAGGAAGCTCTTCATTTGCCTTTTGTAATTGGACATAGCAAGCAGAAGAGAAGGATAAGTTTGCTAGACAGAGTTGTTGCTGCTACACTGGAGGGTCTGCTTAATTCCAGGTCCTTTCAGCGTCAATTCCGTGTACAATTGATTCGCAGGTATGTCAGAAAGCAGCAGCACAACAGTGAGGATCTGGTCTTGCCAGGCTTAAGAATTCTAGAGAACCTGGCTCACGACACACATAACTGCACACTGATATACAACACCAAGGGTCTTCTTTCAAAAATAGTTGCACCTGTCAGCTCCAACGAATTTGTGCAAGATACCAAGAGCAGCGCTGCATGGACCAAGGTGGTAGACGGATCACTGAAAGTGGTGAGCCGGCTCATGAGTTCTTCGGGAAGCACTGGCATAAAGATGCACAGACTAATTGCGAACAATAGTAATGCAGTCAAAAACTTAGAGGCCATTCTGGACATGGATATGAAGAGCAAAAGTGGGATCATAAAGCTACAGACGCAAGCTCTAGAGGTTCTTACACAACTAACCTTGCACCATCCAGCAAGTACTTCTGCAGAAAAACTTATTAAGAAGGCGCTACACATCTTCCTTACCGCAGATTGGATGAGAGATTATTTGGAACACGAGAAAAGGAACATCGACCAACCAACTACAATCCAACAAAATATGTCATTAAGACCGTCAATGCGATCACGTTTGAGTAATCTTATTAAGAAGGCCAATGGAGCATGGGCGAGAGAGAAGATGGCCGAACAAGCCGCAAAAGAACGTGTGGAAAAAAAGATGAAAGAAGCTCAGGAAACTGCAATCCAGCATAAAGAAAAGGCTGGTGAAGCGTTGGCCAGGATATCCAGTGATTCAGAGGCTATCAAGAGCTTCACAGGAGGCAACAATGATGTCCTTGGTCTTACTGAATTGCTTGACTCCAATATTAAGACCATCAAATGCGAAATAAGTGCAACAGATAGTGTGGAAATAAAGATCAACACGGGCTGTCGTATTAGCGCAGAAATCATTTTGAAGCATTTGAGAAACTACGATAAGGAAACAACCTTACGCAAG GTACTTGCAGAATTAATTCCTATACAGGCAGAAGCGAGTAGCGCAAGCACGCCGCGGTGGTGTGGGCATGCCAACTCTTGCTCTTGCCTTGGGAACGGCATAGAAAACGGTGCCATCTCTTGTGTTATATCATTTGGAACCGGGGTGGCGGCTGGTTGCTTTCCAAAAAAACCAAGTGATGGTGAGCAAGACAAGCCTTCCGCTTCACTTAGCTACCACATCCAGCAGTGTTGGGAGAGGAGGCTCCAAGCTGAGCTGTTATCACTCGTCGCGGGGATCCTTGCAAATGGCAATTATAATTTTGCAGAAGTTTTAATATCGCCACCGGCTTCAGATAGCCTGCTGGAAGACTTTGTGATGAGGCTCAAGAAGATGGTGGAAGACAACTCATATGCCACCCCGGCATGCCTGGCAATACAGAAGCTCATCTGTGAGATGGTTACAGGATTTCTCCAACATGATGGATACGTCGAAGTGATCGACAAGCACAATATCGTTGCCACATTACTGGAGGCTTCAGAGGTGATGGACTGTCTTGAGAGCAGCATGCTTTTCTCTGGTGTCGATCATGACTGCCACGGGGTTCCTCTGAAGCCTCTTTCTTCTGTTCTCGCAAAAAATTCCGAAGATCTTTTGGCACAGAGGAAACAGGCTCTGGGCATCAACATTGTGCCTGTCAGTGCCGCAATACCGTGA